TTAAATGTATAATCAGCTACAGAGACTCACACTGTGTCATAGGGTGAAAGAGGACAACGTGGAAACCCGGGGACAGCAGGAAAAAAGGGGACTGCGGTAAAGATcaacattcaacatttattttaaGTGGCTTCTGCTACAAAGTTATTTAATGGCAAAAGGCTCATTTCtgaataaaatattaattaatttcagGGGCCCAGAGGCAAACCTGGACCTAAGGGCAATGCGGTATTTCTCTCtttgtatttttaaaaaattatctttttgagaaaaaggaaattagtatttttttcaattataaaTGTGTAAATAATGTTTACTACATATCAACAGGGCAGGAGAGGAGATCCTGGGAAAAAAGGGGCCCAAGGACCTGTTGGGGTCAAAGGATTAAAGGTAAGTTTAGCAGTCAGAGAAAGTTAAGGCTGTTGATACATTCCAGATACTCAATGTTGTATtcatagtttagtttagtttttgaagtttactgcatttacattcttgaaaatatgtttaaaacaaACTCTGATTATAGTCCACTTCTGTATGACTCGACTGGAATGTGTAAGAAGAAAAAGGACTGTGAAGAAGAATGTGAGGGACAAACAGACCCACATTCTGTTGACCTAACAAGACATTTGGATGATATCTCTGTGGGTTTAAACAACCCACCTCCACCAAAACTGTTATAGTCCAGTTCTGTGTCGCTTTAGATAATTTCTCAGGATTCACAGAGGATTTCTCGGcacatttcctttttatttcccGGTTGCTCAGATGTTTTGTGTACTTTGGATAGTGATTAATGGTGTAGTGTAAATTCTGACAGACTAATTTGCTTTTAAGGGAGAACAAGGACCACAGGGATACTGGGGTCCTACTGGGGAAGGCGGATTCAAGGGCACCAAGGTGAGGAGATCATACTGTGGGTGGATTTTGGCTGCGATGATTCAGCAGCTGCCTCAGAACTCAGTGAGCCCTTGATAGACCTCTAGTACTGTATCTAAGCCTTCTTACATCTTCTACCCTGCCAAAATAATCTGAACTGAGCCTGTTATCCTAAAAACACATCTTTCAGGaaactttaagattatttctcCGGGGCTCCGCATTACCAGATTTACAACTGCATGAGAGTTTCAGGACTGGAGTCAGAACTGTGTCCAGTAAGACCTTTTGTGAACTTCTCTCTCTAACAGGGAGATATGGGACTGCCAGGACCAAGGGGTCAGCCAGGAGAACCAGGGGCCCTGGGAAAAAATGTTTGTTGTTCATAATATCAGAAGTGCAAACTGTTAATTGTTTGAGCTCTTGTTTTCACTCGATATAATTTATCCTCTTTGGTCAAAGGGCACTCTGGGAGATCCTGGTGATCCAGGACAGAGGGGGGACTCCGGGCCACGAGGGCTACCGGTGAGGAAAAGGAACATCTGGATCCACTGTCAGCAAGGACATCTAACATAATTTGCTGACTGATTTTCTTCTTCCAAAGGGGGACAAAGGAAGACCAGGATTCAGTTATCCGGGATCGAGGGGATCTCCTGTATGATTCTGCGTGCTTTGTTGGAGGTCCTTCGTGTTTGAAATAGATTCCAGCAAGGTTTATTTGAGACACAAGTGACTCTGTTCTTTGTAGGGAGACATAGGTGAACCAGGCAAGAAAGGATCCCGAGGGACCAGAGGTTCATGCGGTGCCAAAGGAGAAGCTGGAAATAAAGGACCACCCGGACCGGCTGTAAGCACAATAACAAGATGTCATGAAAGGAGGTTGAGTTTATAACCCATGCAGACGGATATTAAGTAGTTCTGGCAAACTCTAATCCTCCAACTCATTCTTGTGCATGTTGCTCAGCCTAAAGCGTGTCAAGGACCGTGGGGTTCGAGAAGTACTCAGATCCAGTACTTTGGTAAAAGTACCCATAATCGtataaaaacaacatttgaagTAGAAGCCTTAACCTTCCAATCTTAAACTTAAAATACTGTAATATAATGAATGAACTCCTAAAAGTTATAGGATTATTAACTTTTACTTGAATATATCACCTCCTTGCTGTGTTCTTGTGAGGTCTAACCAAGAGATGGTTAAAACACTTTTCACAGAGACCTACTTCCTTGTTAAGATATCTGTTTTAACAGCCTCCCTCCAGATCCGTTGCTGTTGGATTTTAAAAAGACTTATCTGCCGCGAATGAAGTTTTATCGAGCTCCGTTGCATTGGGATTGAGAGAAAAATCATTGAGATGCAGTATGTGAACACCTCATCTGATCAAACGGAAACTATCTGCAGTGTGTGGCTAGATTTTGTTCGAGGTTAAAAAGAGGTGAAAAGATAAAGCTACACAAGATTAATATGAACGATGATGCCACAACAGTCCCATAGGTCATGTGACACCAGCTGAACTGACAATGGGATTCCTCTTCATCACTGTCCTAATCGCAGCATCCGTGCATCTGGACGGTCTTTAAGATTTTGCTGTCTCTCATGTTCTCTCTGCAGGTCGAAACATATCCTTCGAGCCAGCAATAAAAGAGATACAAACAGCTGTTAACATTCTGTGGAAGTCTTTGGCAGAATACTTTAAAAGATAAGCAAAAGCTATTATGCAGAAAAATGAGTCACTTCTACTGAAAAATGCTTTAAATTCAGGGGGAACCAGGCCAGCCAGGAGAGCCCGGACAGCGAGGACCCAGGGGAGAGACGGGACATGAGGTAAGCAATTTCACAACTGCTCAAACAATGACTTGACCATGCATGCAGATTTCAGATCAAATTTGATTAATTTCTCCATCTTATGTGTCTCTGCAGGGAGGTCCAGGCCCAGCGGGGGATCCTGGACTCACTGTAAGTAAGCTTGAAAAAAGAAGTTTGACTTGAAATTATTATCAAATGATTTTCCCGAGTATGTTGCTTCTAACCTGCATACATGTTGTTCGCAGGAATGTGACATCATGACATACGTCAGGGAGACGTGCGGCTGTTGTGGTAAGCAGATGGCATCACCACTCAGACGCAACGTTAAACTTTTCCAGCATGCTCAATCCTCTTTTTACACTTCCTTCCCAGACTGCGAGAAGCACTGTGGAGCTCTGGACATTGTCTTCGTAATTGACAGCTCAGAGAGTGTTGGACAGACAAACTTCACCCTGGAAAAGCAATTTGTTATCAACACAATCAACAGACTTGGAACTATGGCCTCTGACCCTGCATCACCAACAGGTACACTGAAACAAAAATGCATTACATTTTTAACAGATAAAGAAGCAGAGTCATCCATAAATGATTAAGCATTTCCCTGGAATGACTCATTCAATCTACTAAGTACAGCTACAATTTTCGGAGAGGGGCTTCTGAGGATCTGGCTTATTTCCCTAGATTTTTAATCTGGAAAAGGTTGTGGGGAGTTTGGAGGGCATGTAAACGCCTCGGTCTCTGTCTTATGTTCCTTTAGCTGCCCCTccaggcagttttttttttctgcatcgcTTGTTATTGTTGGGCTCTTTCTGgttgacctattatggcaaagACCAAAACAAATTGCAAACAATTTAGCTGGCGGCAAATTGGTGCCATGTTAGGCAGTGAACCGGACAGCTTTAAAGCTCGGTACATTTCGCGGTGCATGATGGACTGTTTTTCACAGAGGAGACGGATGCTGTCTCTTGTGATAATTCTGTCATTATCTACTTCTGTAACTGTGGAGCTTGCACAAAGCATTTACGCCTGTTTGGGTCTGTTTGACATTACACTTGATGGAGCAAAGCAATTTCCAACTGCATTATGTGCAGGCATGAGTTAGATTTTTAGAAACATGACTGGGTACGATATATTTCCTTTCAATTTAAAagcctgttgtttttttgttgttttttttttgttgtttagatTGACACAATCATTTGAGTTATTTTCCTATATGAAGTAAATGTAATGATTGCCccaaaaaatattgtattttatcccAGCTAGATAACCATGGTAATTTATGGTTAACTGATTTCAGTCAGACAACTCCTGCAGTAAGTTTGAAACACTTTAATAGTAACACATATTTGGATTTGGCAGTTACGCTCCATTCAAGCATTGTTTATCAGGCTTACACATAAAGTCTGGGGTGTAGGACTATCCTGCCCTCATTAATTGGTGGAGGGTGGATTAACAGCAAGCTTGGTATATGAGACATCCAAAGGCATCTAAGAGGAAACTAAGTAGCATACTTTTTGTTCCTAAAAATCATCAAAGAACAGACGGAGCAATTGGAAGAACCATTCAGAGGGGTGAATATGCAGGCGCACGCATTGCAGAGTATCCTCGCCTGAAGTAACGACAGGGTCATATCATATTCTGTGTTTATTAGTTATGGATGAAATCATTACTGATTTTACCCATGAAGTAAAATCAGACTGAATTAAGATTTATAGTAAATGTCTTCAGGCAGAAATGTTAACTTCCTGTAGATGTCCTATAGTGAAGAACATTTGACTAATGGTGAATAAACATCATGTTGTTAGCAATGCCAATGTCAAAATGCAACTATCAGCTTAAAAGTTGGTCTGTGTTGCGCATTTCGACAGTGTTTATGAAATGCTAGCATTACGGCCACCAACAATCAGATGTGGCAACTCATCATCTGGTCTGGTGGAGGTTATCTCAGCTCTCTGGGCAAAAGGAAAGGGTACACTGTTCTGAAGTGATTCAAAAATAGTAATAATCCTTGAGTGCCattgtcctgcatgtcttaggactgtggcactcgaggaccagggttgcctatcCCTGCTCTAGCATCTATCGGCTTGTGTTACACTTACAACAGGAAAGgaatttacatatatatatatatatatatatatatatatatatatatatatatatatatatatatatatatatatatatatatatatatatacacatatttattAGTGTGCTCAATAATATATAATGCCACAAAATAGTTTGACAAACTTTTGATTTTGCAATGCATTAAAACTGATTGGTGTATTACCATACAATCAAGGAATATATCATGTATATATTAATCAAAACATTTAAGTGATTTTCACGTATGCTCCATTAAGGATCAGTGTCAAAGATAAATGCAAGTCTTGACCTTCACATTTTTTACACATTACAGTATGTTTGAAATTTAAAATCGTTATTTGTCAAGGTCTGGCATTGACAGAGTACTGTTAAATTTTAATGTACTGTTAACATCACTAATATGAATTATTCATACTTTTCTGACAGCAGTTTCTTTATACCTTATTTGaagcaaatgtgttttttggtatcatgtttttttttttttttgcctaatCACACCCATTCATTCAAACAACCCAATTATCCAACTATGAGGTGAAAATGAGCCTGTACAGGAGATCTACTGGGATAAGCAGCTTTTTTTCAGAATTAGGATTCATCAGACCAACTTACAGTTGAAACCAGAAGTTCACATAGACTACAAAGACACAAAACATTATTCATCTCACTGTCTCATAATATAACAACTATACTTGAATCTTTTGCAGATGAACTTTACATGTCTGTATCTCCTAGGCACAAGGGTTGGAGTCGTACAGTTCAGTCACAACGGGACCTTTGAGGCCATCCGCCTTGATGACCCTTCCATAGACTCCATGTCTGCCTTTAAAACAGCGGTGAAGAATCTACAGTGGATTGCTGGGGGCACTTTCACACCGTCAGCTCTCAGCTTCGCCTATGACAACCTCATTAGACACAGCAAGAGAGTCCGCACTAAGGTATCCGTCGTCGTGGTCACAGACGGCCGCTATGACCCTCGTGACGATGACAAGAAGCTCAAGGCCCTTTGCAATGACCCCGCCGTGGTAGTGAACGCCATTGGGGTTGGTGATATGTTTAACATGACATATGACAACGAGACCCTTAAGTCAATAGCATGCAACGATAGGAACCGCATCACTGAGATGCAGAAATACACCGACTTAGTGGCGGAGAAGTTCATAAAGAAGATGGAAACTGTGCTGTGTCCTGGTAAGTCTGCCGCAGGGCACCCTGCAAGGTAGCGTGAAATTAGTTCTCGTGAAATTAGTCTAACCTGCAGTATATCCACTTTTCCTCGCAGATCCAGTGATTAAGTGCCCGGACCTCCCCTGCAAAAGTGgtgggttgttttttgttttgtttttttatggccAAGTCATTGGTTCTGCTCTGGAGTAAAAGGGAGCTCAGTGAGTCATTTCTCTTCTTTCATTACAGAACCAGAAGTGGCTCCATGTATTGGACGGCCTGTCGATTTGGTATTTCTCCTTGATGGCTCAGAGCGCCTCGGATTTGAGAACTTTAGATTTGCCCGTGACTTTGTGCAGAAGGTGGCAGACAGATTGCTCATGGCCAGGAACAGGAACGATCGAATGGGCTCCCGTCTGGCACTGATAGAGTTCGGCAAGGAGAATGAGAATCTCGTGGCCTTCCCTCTCACCCACAACTCTGGCGTCATTGCTGAAGGTATAGCCAACTTAACGTACCTGGATTCTTCTTCAGCTGTGGGGCCTGCCGTGGTCTACACCATCAACAACATCTTGGGgagaggaagcaggaccagaCGCGGCGCTGAGGTTTCATTTGTCTTCATCACAGATGGAGTCACTGACAGTCGTAGCCTGGATGAGACAGTTATTGAGATGCGCAGAGAACAGGTTGTCTCCACTGTGATTGCCCCAGGAAGTGACATTGACCAAAAAGTCCTAACAAAGCTCGCCATGAATGACGAGGGTGCCATTTTCAGAGGAAAAAAGTTATCTGATCTGTTGCAACCTAGTTTCTTTGACCGTTTCATCAAGTGGGTGTGTTAAGGGACCATGCTCATGTGAGCATCACACTGGTGCTATAGCTGTTAAGTTAGAACATGAAATCAAATATGATCTTTACAAGTTTTGAATGCTAACAATCTGCCATGTTAATACCTCCACTGCGCATAAGTGAGTGGCACAATGACAAAGAAGTCTATAATTCATCATCACTTGTCCTGCTCTCAGAGCATTTATACATCCAATAAATTTCACAAGAGTTAATGCAGAATAGCAGTTGGTGTCTAATCGGATCACTAGAGCTCTCCcaacagagcaaaaaaaaaaaagactagaaaacagaaaaaaaaagtaaacatgcaAAGAATAAAGCAAACTATAATAGCATTGCACTGAAGAATTTATAAAGACTTTAATACTTGATTCCAGTTTATTTCAACCTTGTGTGTTTGCCATTGTGTATGATTATTGATGATTGGGGTATTTATCCGCTTGCTGGAGCTTTTCAAAAAGGTTAACTTGTTAACAGCATTAGATACTGTATCTCCATCTAAGGAATCATCTTAGCTCATTAGAtcagtttattgtgttttttaagTTTCCAATTTGAATAAATATCACCCATAACGGTTTAAAATGATTATCATCTTCTACGACTAAGATGTTTTAAACTTAAATCCAACACTAGTGGAGTATTGTTGCAAATTATGATCCAAAAACTTCACACtgagcaaaaaacaaagacacagcagCCCCATTTTTTATAGAGAAAATATTACAAATAGGCACTGAATTGGACTCAGTTCAAGAGGATGTTGTCAGTAACAAGAGAGAAAGGCAGTACAAGGTTGGAGCTGAACTGGTCTGAAAATATAACTTTagcaagtgctttacattaaaaagagaaaagaaacaatCCCCCTATAAATGTTAATCCActgattctttattttcttttttgcagaataTGTGCAGCAATGCCTGTAATTAAACTTGTCATGGCCTCGGTGCAAAGtatgttttgtttatgtttttggaGGCCTTTAAGCAGGCTTTATGCATATGCTGTAAGTTACACAGTGGTTTAGGTGGATATGTGAACCACTTACATGGTTCAGGGGTATCATCTTTGAGAGAGATATTTAAATCAGCATGGACTGTCTGTTTTGTCACTTTACTGTTTACACTTAACTGTATACTTCCACAAAAACGTAAAAAATACATTACTGTTATAGGCACTCCAATAAGTAATAGTTCTCAAACATATCTGGACTGTCCAACATTTTTCATGTAATAATTTAATTCTTATTGGAAAACTGAAGCGATCAATTTTTCGCAACCCATTACTTCCAAACCTTTAGAGCAAAGGTGGGCAGTTATAAAAACACCCACACAACCACAACCATCACATTAATGAGAGTTTTTCCTCATGTTGAAATGACCTGGAATTACCTTGAAACCCTGAGATTGGTTTCATATGTCTAGTATGCACTGTATTTTTGCAAATAATGTCACAGAAATGCTTTGtccaaaaaaagttttaataaaaataacatttgcaATCACAAGTGATACTTTCTTTGTCAACGagatttaacaaaataaaaggcgTTTTTGGTTCACAAAAATGTTGATGTTGAGACACTCGCTGCATCAGCACACTAAAATGGAATTACAAGGTGACTTTACCCTTAAGACGAGGGACAAAACTCTAGTACCCAAAACAGTTTTTAGTCATTTTACATATCAGTATTGCAAACATTATTTGGAAAAGGTATAGGTACATTGAACTAGGATTTGTGCAACATGCATGCATCATGTTACAAGTCACACATTACAAGTATCATGTGATGGAATAATGGACGGCCGAAATAGTTTGACCTGGCTGTGTTGAAAGATTAAATTCCTCAGATTTCTGCAGACCCTCCTCCTTGCCTCCCTCATTACATCATGTCAAACTGCAAAACAcaagacacaaaaaaaatacataagacTGATGGAGTTTATTTCTGTGGTCTAAATAGTTTAAACCCGAACCTGAAGCATTTCCTGAAAATAACAGGCTATAACTCCCAAAAAGTGATAGTACtgtaggaaaaaaaactaaatgaaaaaTAGCAACAACACTAACCAAGTCATCAACATCTCCAATATCCTCAGCTGGTGGTGCAGCTGCcacttctttcttctcttccaCCACCAGAAACTGGAAATAAGGCAGGCTTTGTCgttaaaaaaaaccctttcTAGATCAATCttaaataatacatatatacacttaaAAAGATCACCTGATTAGCTTCATTTTTCGAGATGGTGCTTCCTTCAACCTCATCCTTGCTGATTAAGGTAAGACAATCtgtccattaaaaaaaaccaagtGAACTCTCAAACAGATTTCTGCTGTGAATCAATGATCATTTTACACTCAGATCACGTTGAGGTTTCACGTAATCTCAGGGGAGGAATAATTTAAGAGAAACCTTGCAGCCTCAAGTAAAAAGGCTTATCGTACCTTGAACAAGCAGGTCCCAGAAGACCTCTAAACCTCTGTTGGGAATGCTCCTTTTTAGGGACTGGAGGTAGCTGTTGTACAGATCAGCATTCCCCTTCTGAATTATGGAAGACATAAAACACTCATTATACATTTAAAGGTCTCGTAAAAGCTCACATATTTACAAATCACTGGCCTCCATTTAGGTcagcagaaaagaaaaactcactCCAATCTGAAGAATCAAAGGATCAATCTAATATATGCAGTGAAAAGCTAAAACCATCAAGAAACGACATCATCAAGCATAGCAAAATGATCAATGGTAAATGTTTGTTTACCTTAACGGACTGTTCTCTGAACGCCTGGATACAGGTGATGCTTTTCATGTAGTAGTGCGTGttcttgttgctaagcaactgcTCTATCCTATGAGTCAGCTGCTGACAGGCTGGAAGGACACAGGGATCGCCACaaccaaaaacaaacataattACAGGCTTTAACAAGAGTCATGAAGATTTATGATACAgccccaaaacaacaacaacacttaGCTGGAGAGCATGTCCTCACCCTCTCCAAACGGAAGACTCTTCTGCCTGATCAGAGTGCAGAAGTCTCGAGCTGGGTCCACACTTCCCACCTGGTTTGTGAGCAAAATGGAAATTTACTGACAGTGTATCTGTTCATTTCAAATGGTGGAGTGCTTTCTCCCTACTGAGAGATGTTTCCGCCATGAGCGCTTTGTCATGCAGGTCCTGCGATTCTTACAGAAGTTACAGAGCCTTCAGCGATGTCAGCAAGGTTGTACTCCTCTTCTGCTTCGTCTTCCTTTGCCTTCTTTGCATCCAGCTCCCCAGAACTAGGAATGAAAGGGCttgttttaaataatttagctttttcccccctctaaTAAAACATACTGTGCAATTAAACTGAAAAACATTTGATGCAGAATCAACTTAATATTTCCAACAAGGCAAAGACACAACCTCATCCAaagcattgaaaaactgaaccaAAACGTACTTTTTGCCAAAAATCTGAGCGCTagttttgatcttttttttcttctccactTCAGTAAGTGGAAACTTCCTCTTCAGCTCTTCTAATGGAGCTTTGCAGCGTTCCTGAATGACCTCGGGGCGATCAAGCACAGCCTTCAGCCATGGCTCCATGTCGGGGAGAGGGGTGCCGGGGTTCACGGCCCGCTGATGGAGACACTAAAGAAAGGAGAGATACAGAGCAAAGAGATAATGATACTTGCCTCCTGCAAATGTAGGCGGCTGCGTTGTTATTAACTGCAGAAATTAGCTGACTAACAGCTGATACCAAGGATAAAAAAAGTCAGCAGCGCTAGCTTAAGGCTTGTCTTTTATCTTCCCGTAATGGTCATGTGATATCAGCTTGGTGAATCAGCGAAGCATACATGCCCCTGAAGGGTGAAGGTTGAAACAAAACGGGAGAAGATACTTTACTGTTTCTAAATGCTTTCATTTTAGTCCATCCACTTCAGACTCCGACAGTTAACAGTTTGAAACAAGGCATGAAATAGATCAAAATATTTCCTTTTCTAAGGTTTTGAGTCACCACAGTAGTGTGAAACCAGACATATTTGTAACAAgagtttgatattttaaaatgtaataccaCTAGTGTGTCTTAAGAGGCCAATTAAATGCAGCTCTTCAAATAAACACTTGAAACTTGCTACAAATATCCAGTTAATCTCCATTGACTTCCAATTGTACAACTTTGAGGCTGAAATCAACACATTTACAGCCGGGTGCAAGAGACAGTTCAGGCTTGTGTAGCTAGATATGACATGGCAACTGATTGgtggtggtttttttttgtggttttccAACAAGAGCTCTGCATCTCTTCCATCATGGCTCGAGTGGAGGAGCCGGGAGGGATCTGTGACAAAGCCCTGGGGGACTGCAAGGCTACTGTCATTTATTTTcagcttgttttttgtttttaagtccaACATTATTCACTTCAAATGGCGTACCAATGGTGACATCAAGAATGATAATGGATGAGCTAAGCCAAGCTAAAACAGCATCACTCGTTCCGCccattttacacatttttggATTAGGAAGTGAACTAAAACAAAGTAGATTTTATACAAGCGTAAacatgttttgctgatataTGAGACCACAGTAAAATCTGCTCAGTGTCAAGTTCTTTAAAAGAAAGCTGCCTTCATGACCAGAATATATCTgtaaaacatggtggtggcactATCATGGTTTTGGCCTAATTCAAAGGTTCTGGATCAGGTCTTAACTAGCATAGATCGAAAAACTGAATTATTAACGTATAAGTCAGGACATTTGTGTATAAACTGAATCTAAATAGAAAGACACAGGCTGTTCTACAAAGCATggtcacagaaaaaaaaaagtctttttaCAGAAAGTTAAATCAAAGTCCTGATCTCGTTCTTTAAATCCTCCATCTCTACCTCTGGCAAAAAACAGTCACAGTAACTTTGGAGTCCCGGGCCGATCTTCTCTTGTGAAAACTGTGTACATGACTATGTCACACATCGACAATGATGAAACTAGCTCACGTAGCCACAGTGGACATGACGTACAGCAGACACGGTTAAGAGACTCAAGAAAAGTAATAAGGAAAGACCAAATGAAAGAATGTCCAAGTATTCCAAGAGATATCCTGATTAGTGTTGTACGTAAAAGCGGTTTAACCTCCACAACTGTAGAGAAATAGTTAAAGTTACTCTGtgctgtgctgctttaagttgcAGTTTTTGCCACAAACATTGAAGTTTCATATACTTGGCCACTGAGAGatgagaaagattttttttttaaatagttaagCAAAATATTTACTGTTATCGATATAAATGGCTTCTCTTTAACTAATTCTAAACCGTGTGTGAAAATTCAGTATTGTACATCACAAAGCTCCATAAAAATATATCGttccaaataataaaaaagctttAACCGTATTTACTAACTGTCCTGCAGTACCTGGAAGAGCCTCTGGAAAGAAGGGTTGGGGATGTGGTGGGGCTTCAACAGGTCTTTCAGATCTCCATTCTCATCTTTTTCTTCCAGCATCATAGAGTCAATGAGAGAATCGACAACTGACAGTTGCGCCTCTGAAAGGGGCACAAAACACCAGAAGATCATCAGGTTCAATTGAAAATATATGACGTATTCTGACATTTTGTATTCCCTTCACGTTAAAAAACCACTACAAGTTGTaacaccacttctgaccacatgggggcagcatatcacaGAGAAGTTCATGTGTTTGCCCCTGGTGTAAGACACAGCAAGTGcacctctagtgggacaaaGTTGTATTACAAGATGTGCCAGACTGTCCTCACTTATTAGCGCAGGTTTGTCAGGCGCTCTTTGTTCAAAAAAGCTCTATATGCCCCCatctggtcagaagtggtactgCTGCACAAACTAGCTTAAGGcatgggaggaaaaaaaaaaaatcacaatatcaAAAAAGGTgtatataaatttaaaaaaaaaaacaacaaaacaaaaaaaacacacacaatctAGTTGTGTCTCCCTGAAAGTATAAAGTTTCCCTAATCCTAAACTAATcgaaagaaaatattttgaaTTGAGAAGGGGTTGAAAGATTTAGAGCTTCTGAAAAACTTTAAAGAAGAATCTTAAACATGTCCGGAAGAAATCCTCAGTTACACCAGTAGCTGGTAAGTACGACAGATGGACACATTTTAATGTATGTGTACCATCTACAAGAAAATGCAGTGAAACACTGTTAAACGCTTATTAATTTGTTCACTGTAAAGATGCAGCCTACAGAAATCTGGAAATAAATTTCTTTGAgggattgatttattttctttttagtttgttGTGGTACTTCACATCTTAAGAGATTTTTATTCATAGCTACGAAACAGCACCTGATAAGGAagcaaatgggaaaaaaatattcAC
This DNA window, taken from Cololabis saira isolate AMF1-May2022 chromosome 6, fColSai1.1, whole genome shotgun sequence, encodes the following:
- the LOC133446005 gene encoding collagen alpha-2(VI) chain-like isoform X1, which encodes MIICSLGRFLEFPDRYRSSPSEKCQRGKMTVITGFIFLCMVQAVMLQRVTPRGPRPIPGRGDSPQPTPPPLPPGPTPTPEGCDKIIECPIKLFFTIDTSETIALQEPPPGSLVESIKDFTRMFAERLHDELYRGQIQITWSVGGLHFSQTQLVFSQFTRKENFIRNLGRIDYLGKGTYTDCALQNMTHQMIHHFTEPQSVLFSVVITDGHVTGNPCSGIKVAADRARQQGIHIFSVAASRTVDEFGMREIASAPTELYRDNYIVMEVIDGKARLSIKSIETIIKAMKYQAYLQCYKPKCYETPGKPGEKGRPGPKGLKGERGTAGYKGQKGRRGDHGIEGPIGPPGPKGKVGLKGDKGEIGLIGPKGVAGQPGRNGTDGQKGKIGRIGAPGCKGDPGGKGPDGYEGEVGESGLRGPKGGKGDPGFPGKPGPQGPEGETGPKGERGQRGNPGTAGKKGTAGPRGKPGPKGNAGRRGDPGKKGAQGPVGVKGLKGEQGPQGYWGPTGEGGFKGTKGDMGLPGPRGQPGEPGALGKNGTLGDPGDPGQRGDSGPRGLPGDKGRPGFSYPGSRGSPGDIGEPGKKGSRGTRGSCGAKGEAGNKGPPGPAGEPGQPGEPGQRGPRGETGHEGGPGPAGDPGLTECDIMTYVRETCGCCDCEKHCGALDIVFVIDSSESVGQTNFTLEKQFVINTINRLGTMASDPASPTGTRVGVVQFSHNGTFEAIRLDDPSIDSMSAFKTAVKNLQWIAGGTFTPSALSFAYDNLIRHSKRVRTKVSVVVVTDGRYDPRDDDKKLKALCNDPAVVVNAIGVGDMFNMTYDNETLKSIACNDRNRITEMQKYTDLVAEKFIKKMETVLCPDPVIKCPDLPCKSEPEVAPCIGRPVDLVFLLDGSERLGFENFRFARDFVQKVADRLLMARNRNDRMGSRLALIEFGKENENLVAFPLTHNSGVIAEGIANLTYLDSSSAVGPAVVYTINNILGRGSRTRRGAEVSFVFITDGVTDSRSLDETVIEMRREQVVSTVIAPGSDIDQKVLTKLAMNDEGAIFRGKKLSDLLQPSFFDRFIKWVC
- the LOC133446005 gene encoding collagen alpha-2(VI) chain-like isoform X2, which gives rise to MIICSLGRFLEFPDRYRSSPSEKCQRGKMTVITGFIFLCMVQAVMLQRVTPRGPRPIPGRGDSPQPTPPPLPPGPTPTPEEIIECPIKLFFTIDTSETIALQEPPPGSLVESIKDFTRMFAERLHDELYRGQIQITWSVGGLHFSQTQLVFSQFTRKENFIRNLGRIDYLGKGTYTDCALQNMTHQMIHHFTEPQSVLFSVVITDGHVTGNPCSGIKVAADRARQQGIHIFSVAASRTVDEFGMREIASAPTELYRDNYIVMEVIDGKARLSIKSIETIIKAMKYQAYLQCYKPKCYETPGKPGEKGRPGPKGLKGERGTAGYKGQKGRRGDHGIEGPIGPPGPKGKVGLKGDKGEIGLIGPKGVAGQPGRNGTDGQKGKIGRIGAPGCKGDPGGKGPDGYEGEVGESGLRGPKGGKGDPGFPGKPGPQGPEGETGPKGERGQRGNPGTAGKKGTAGPRGKPGPKGNAGRRGDPGKKGAQGPVGVKGLKGEQGPQGYWGPTGEGGFKGTKGDMGLPGPRGQPGEPGALGKNGTLGDPGDPGQRGDSGPRGLPGDKGRPGFSYPGSRGSPGDIGEPGKKGSRGTRGSCGAKGEAGNKGPPGPAGEPGQPGEPGQRGPRGETGHEGGPGPAGDPGLTECDIMTYVRETCGCCDCEKHCGALDIVFVIDSSESVGQTNFTLEKQFVINTINRLGTMASDPASPTGTRVGVVQFSHNGTFEAIRLDDPSIDSMSAFKTAVKNLQWIAGGTFTPSALSFAYDNLIRHSKRVRTKVSVVVVTDGRYDPRDDDKKLKALCNDPAVVVNAIGVGDMFNMTYDNETLKSIACNDRNRITEMQKYTDLVAEKFIKKMETVLCPDPVIKCPDLPCKSEPEVAPCIGRPVDLVFLLDGSERLGFENFRFARDFVQKVADRLLMARNRNDRMGSRLALIEFGKENENLVAFPLTHNSGVIAEGIANLTYLDSSSAVGPAVVYTINNILGRGSRTRRGAEVSFVFITDGVTDSRSLDETVIEMRREQVVSTVIAPGSDIDQKVLTKLAMNDEGAIFRGKKLSDLLQPSFFDRFIKWVC